The Cannabis sativa cultivar Pink pepper isolate KNU-18-1 unplaced genomic scaffold, ASM2916894v1 Contig3, whole genome shotgun sequence genome window below encodes:
- the LOC133033188 gene encoding L-galactose dehydrogenase-like has protein sequence MASSLGKVELRTLGNTGLKLSCVGFGASPLGNVFGPVSEDDAIASVRLAFSLGINFFDTSPYYGGTLSEKVLGKTLKALNVPRKEYIVSTKCGRYAEGFDFSAERVTKSIDESLARLQLDYVDILQCHDIEFGNLDQIVNETIPALQKLKEAGKIRFIGITGLPLEVFTYVLDRVPPGTVDVILSYCHYSVNDSTLDDLIPYLKSKGVGVISASPLAMGLLTEAGPPEWHPASSELKSASQAAAAFCQKKGKNISKLAMQYSLSNKDISSVLVGMNSVKQVEENVAAAIELANNGKDEETLSELEAIFKPVKNQTWPSGIQQS, from the exons ATGGCTTCTTCACTAGGCAAAGTTGAGCTTAGAACCCTAGGCAACACTGGCCTCAAGCTCAGCTGCGTTGGATTTGGTGCTTCTCCTCTCGGCAATGTCTTCGGTCCAGTCTCTGAAGACGACGCTATCGCCTCTGTTCGTCTAGCTTTTAGTCTCGGCATCAATTTCTTCGACACCTCTCC GTACTATGGAGGGACTTTGTCAGAGAAGGTACTTGGGAAGACACTGAAAGCACTTAATGTCCCTAGAAAGGAGTATATTGTTTCCACCAAGTGTGGAAGGTATGCTGAGGGTTTTGATTTTAGTGCTGAGAGAGTGACTAAAAGCATTGATGAGAGCTTGGCAAGATTGCAGCTAGATTATGTTGATATACTTCAATGTCATGACATTGAGTTTGGCAATCTAGATCAG ATTGTCAATGAGACAATCCCTGCCCTTCAAAAGCTGAAGGAAGCTGGGAAAATCCGCTTCATTGGCATAACCGGGCTTCCATTAGAAGTTTTTACATATGTTCTTGATCGGGTACCACCAGGAACAGTTGATGTGATTCTTTCATACTGTCACTATAGTGTTAATGATTCAACCTTGGATGATTTAATACCATACTTGAAGAGCAAAGGTGTAGGTGTAATCAGTGCTTCTCCGCTTGCAATGGGACTTCTTACTGAGGCTGGTCCTCCAGAATGGCACCCAGCTTCATCTGAGCTGAAG TCTGCGAGCCAAGCTGCTGCTGCCTTTTGTCAAAAGAAGGGGAAGAATATTTCAAAGTTAGCCATGCAATACAGCTTGTCAAACAAAGATATTTCATCTGTGCTGGTTGGGATGAACTCTGTCAAGCAG gTTGAAGAGAATGTTGCTGCTGCAATAGAACTTGCAAATAATGGGAAGGATGAAGAAACTTTATCAGAACTTGAGGCTATTTTTAAACCAGTGAAAAACCAAACATGGCCTAGTGGAATCCAGCAGAGTTGA